A region of the Methanobacterium sp. Maddingley MBC34 genome:
GAGATGGGAAAACTTTACCACCACCAGAAAGTAAGATTATTCCAGTTTCATGATGATAACTTCCTTTTACCCACTAAAAAAAGCTCCTACGCCCGTTTAACCTCCTTGAAAAACTCCTTAATAAGTGAGGGAGTTGAACTGGAGGATATTGCCCTCTTGATTAAAACCCGGCCTGACGGTATTGATCATGATATTTTAACTCTTTTAGAAGAAATGGGCACAGTGGGTGTGTTTTTGGGAGTTGAAAATGCAAGTAACAGTGGATTAAAAGCCCTGGCCCGGTCTTCAACTGCAGATGAAATAAATCATTCACTGAAACTCCTGGAAGATTTTGATATGGGTGTTACTTTTAACCTGCTGATGTTCCATCCGCGGGCCACCTTGGAAGAGATCAACAAGAACATCTACTTCATGAATAAGAATAAAAATCTGGCCTTTGATTTTGGAAGGGCGGAAATTGTGGCTGGTTCCCCACTGGAACAGCTGGTTAAACGTAAAGGACTATTAATGGGTCATTGGCCCCATTGGGATTACCAGATTCAGGATGATGCTGTGGAGAAGATGTTCCGCCTCAATGCCCTCACCTTTTACCGGGAAAACTCACCCTACCCTGATCTATCCCATAAACTCATAGCATTATCCTATCGCTCCAACTTGCTCCAACATTTTTATCCAGGTAAAAAATCAGGAAAGTTGCAGGCTGAGACAATCAGACTTATCCAGGATACCAATGAATTTACACTCCAATCTTTACTTGAAATCTACAGTTTGGTGGCTGAAAGAATACTTGAAGAGAATGTGAACAATTTATCCCAGGAAATGAATGTTTTTTACGAAAATTCCAATAAAAAGGCCTCTGAATTAGCTGAAAAAATGGATAGGTTTCAGCTGGTGGAGAAAAAGTTCCAGAACAGGGGTGTGGGTGATTATTTTCAAAACTCACCTACGCTGGGGAAGATTTTCAGGATTTAACCTTTCATAAAACTTATAAATTAAATTCAAAGATTTTCATTATTTCTATCTTAAAAATTAAATATTAAAAAAGATAAAGAATAGTTATGGTAGATATCAGAGAATTACTCTATCCTAACAAGTTCAAGGTAACCCTATTTTTATTGTTAGCTATTCCCTGTTTCACCCTGATAACTGTTCTACTGGGCAGTAACTACATTTATTACAATTATTATATTTCCCACTTCACCTATCTCTTTTTAATGGGCATATTCCTCTTTCTGGTAATCGGTCTGGTGTTAAGCTACTTGTTAAGCTGTTTTATTGACCATTTCATCCAGAATGAGAAAATAAAAATCGCTATTGCCATTATTTCAGGTATAACATCCATAATTATTATTTATATCTTTTACAAAATGGTGACAGAGCCAATTATCTGTGACCCTGTACATATCCCCACCAACAATCAAACAGTGTGCGACCCGGTACACCAGCCTATTCAGGGAAAAAGTTACGATATCGAGGTGCTAGATGGTCTTGATGTTGATAAATCTATGGTTAAAGACTCATTAAATGAGTGTATCCAGAATTTGAAGACTTAATATTGATTTAAATTCTATTTCAATAAAGAATTCTATTTCAGTAAAAAGATTAAAGGATATTTCAATGATTAAAGGATATTTCAAAAAAGATTAAATAAATTTTAATAGAAATAATAAATTAAAAAAGGGAAGGTTTCTAACCTCCACCATCACACAGTTCAGTGCTCATGTCCATGTCTTCCAGGTTCTGTTTAAGGTTTTCCACTT
Encoded here:
- a CDS encoding Fe-S oxidoreductase (PFAM: Radical SAM superfamily; B12 binding domain); the protein is MDEKRKGKVLLVGAEDEENLAIRYLGAELQEKGHNARIVPCSNNNDFSGVLKELKSFHPDLVAVSMAFQSLAPMFLELIHKIKETQPQVHVTVGGHFPTFEFEKLLEYETIDSVIRFEGEQSIVELTDALVNDKSSFNKLKLDTNSLNIPKNLSNIPNLDTNLSKIPNLAYKSTVDNSTIKETPIIAEFPDLDDLPFPLRNKKPHTRLGERFATLITSRGCFHSRCIYCCIGAFHKQKTVLPYSLRSPENVAREMGKLYHHQKVRLFQFHDDNFLLPTKKSSYARLTSLKNSLISEGVELEDIALLIKTRPDGIDHDILTLLEEMGTVGVFLGVENASNSGLKALARSSTADEINHSLKLLEDFDMGVTFNLLMFHPRATLEEINKNIYFMNKNKNLAFDFGRAEIVAGSPLEQLVKRKGLLMGHWPHWDYQIQDDAVEKMFRLNALTFYRENSPYPDLSHKLIALSYRSNLLQHFYPGKKSGKLQAETIRLIQDTNEFTLQSLLEIYSLVAERILEENVNNLSQEMNVFYENSNKKASELAEKMDRFQLVEKKFQNRGVGDYFQNSPTLGKIFRI